Proteins from one Armatimonadota bacterium genomic window:
- the coaE gene encoding dephospho-CoA kinase (Dephospho-CoA kinase (CoaE) performs the final step in coenzyme A biosynthesis.), translating to MTPRRRRRRHGCPAILVGITGSIGVGKSTALAAFRSSGARVLDADDDARAVVRPGGRTLRAISDAFGSDLIAPDGTLRRGTLAERVFGKPLLVERLNQITHPAIRRRLRRRILRLCADSPADSVIAVEIPLLFESGLESWFDTVVVIGADRQTQIHRLVNRDACSAEVAAIRITAQWSFERKAELADLVVNNNGSLRKFERSIQLLCRNLVEARRTASQE from the coding sequence TTGACTCCGCGCCGCCGCCGCCGTCGGCATGGTTGCCCGGCGATCCTGGTTGGCATAACGGGCAGCATTGGCGTCGGCAAGTCTACGGCACTGGCTGCCTTCCGTTCGTCTGGTGCGCGGGTGCTTGACGCCGACGACGATGCGCGCGCCGTTGTGCGTCCCGGCGGCCGCACACTCAGGGCGATCTCAGACGCCTTTGGTTCCGATCTTATCGCTCCCGACGGCACGCTGCGGCGTGGAACCCTGGCCGAACGCGTGTTTGGTAAACCGCTGCTGGTTGAACGCCTCAATCAAATCACGCATCCGGCCATTCGCCGCCGCTTGCGCCGCCGAATTCTTCGCCTGTGCGCTGATTCGCCCGCTGACAGCGTCATTGCCGTTGAGATCCCGCTGCTGTTCGAGAGCGGTCTTGAGTCGTGGTTCGATACGGTGGTGGTCATCGGCGCCGACCGTCAAACGCAGATCCACCGCCTCGTAAACCGTGACGCTTGCTCCGCCGAAGTCGCCGCGATCCGGATAACGGCGCAGTGGTCGTTCGAGCGGAAGGCTGAGCTTGCCGACCTGGTTGTGAACAATAATGGCAGCCTCCGCAAATTCGAACGCTCAATCCAATTGCTGTGCAGGAATCTCGTGGAGGCGCGCCGAACGGCTTCGCAGGAATAG
- a CDS encoding S1 RNA-binding domain-containing protein, giving the protein MSSEEMVGVPDGTEPNAGNGAEAPEAVDVGQTHTVSSLDPTSAAPAFETNVSQAAAEEPTQETTTATVPTDSEPTLQAPPSEAVPAAAPPAERSGKSADDFDAAYSQSMSSLRDGQVITGTVVHVDREGVMVDVGAKSEGIIRPHELSRSSSANMHPESQVKVGDVIRVVVIHAENEDGHPVLSKKRADFEQAWEQIQKLRDDNETIEALVTERVKGGLTVDVGIRGFVPASHVDNGNLKTNLDRYVGQTLKLKVIEVDRERRKVVLSNKLALVEDREARSAQTRADLTEGQTRVGTVRRLTTYGAFVDLGGIDGLLHISEMAWTRVNDPHDVLREGQQVEVLILKVDIDQNRVSLSMRQILPDPFVTLAERVHAGDLMEGTVTRIAPFGAFVQVDGGVEGIVPNAELPRNHTKATPSVNPGDKIQVRVIQVRPDERRLTLSVRGAMPDEPEAEAQVVSPREPHSKRSRPDRDGEPRDEMRHAAGAHEEPRYTIGDAIEHNRKERTRKEKRGRQVEEDADDDLTDITADLDLTSDPDAEAESGVDPIEEV; this is encoded by the coding sequence ATGTCATCGGAAGAGATGGTCGGAGTGCCGGATGGTACCGAGCCCAACGCCGGCAACGGCGCTGAGGCGCCCGAAGCCGTCGACGTGGGCCAAACGCATACCGTCTCGAGCTTAGACCCAACAAGCGCGGCGCCGGCGTTCGAGACCAATGTATCGCAAGCGGCAGCCGAGGAACCGACCCAGGAAACCACCACCGCAACCGTTCCGACGGATTCGGAACCTACGCTTCAAGCGCCGCCGTCCGAGGCTGTGCCCGCTGCCGCGCCGCCGGCGGAACGTTCCGGCAAATCGGCCGACGACTTCGATGCGGCTTATAGCCAGTCGATGAGCTCTTTGCGCGATGGACAGGTGATCACGGGCACCGTGGTCCATGTGGACCGCGAGGGCGTGATGGTCGACGTCGGAGCGAAGTCCGAGGGAATCATCCGTCCGCACGAGCTTTCCCGCAGTTCCAGCGCGAACATGCACCCGGAGTCGCAAGTTAAGGTCGGCGACGTGATCCGCGTCGTCGTTATCCATGCCGAGAACGAGGACGGCCACCCGGTCCTCTCGAAGAAACGTGCCGATTTCGAACAGGCATGGGAGCAGATCCAGAAGCTGCGAGACGACAACGAAACCATTGAAGCACTCGTCACGGAGCGCGTGAAGGGCGGCCTTACCGTAGACGTAGGCATCCGTGGCTTCGTACCCGCCTCACATGTTGACAACGGTAACCTCAAGACGAATCTGGATCGATACGTCGGCCAAACGCTTAAGCTGAAGGTCATAGAGGTCGATCGCGAACGGCGCAAAGTGGTGCTGTCCAACAAGCTCGCTCTGGTTGAAGATCGTGAGGCGCGTAGCGCCCAGACACGCGCCGACCTCACTGAGGGACAAACGCGTGTCGGTACGGTCCGTCGACTCACCACATACGGTGCGTTCGTCGATCTTGGCGGCATTGATGGGCTCCTCCACATTTCAGAAATGGCATGGACCCGCGTAAACGATCCTCACGACGTACTGCGCGAAGGACAGCAAGTGGAAGTCCTCATCCTCAAGGTGGATATTGATCAGAACAGAGTATCCCTGAGCATGCGGCAGATCCTTCCCGATCCATTCGTCACGCTGGCCGAGCGCGTGCACGCCGGCGATCTGATGGAAGGCACGGTAACGCGCATAGCCCCGTTTGGAGCGTTTGTGCAGGTAGATGGCGGCGTTGAGGGCATCGTCCCAAACGCGGAGCTGCCAAGGAATCACACCAAGGCTACGCCATCTGTGAATCCTGGCGACAAAATCCAGGTTCGTGTCATCCAGGTACGGCCGGATGAGCGGCGGCTGACACTCTCAGTTCGAGGCGCCATGCCGGATGAGCCCGAAGCGGAAGCTCAAGTCGTTAGCCCGCGCGAGCCGCATAGCAAGCGCAGCCGGCCAGACCGCGATGGTGAACCCAGGGATGAGATGCGCCACGCAGCCGGTGCACACGAAGAACCTCGCTATACAATCGGAGACGCAATCGAGCATAACCGCAAGGAGCGCACGCGGAAGGAGAAGCGCGGTCGCCAGGTTGAGGAAGATGCCGATGACGACCTTACCGACATCACCGCCGACCTTGACCTCACGTCGGATCCCGACGCCGAAGCTGAAAGCGGCGTCGACCCAATCGAGGAGGTCTGA